The proteins below come from a single Thermoleophilaceae bacterium genomic window:
- a CDS encoding M20/M25/M40 family metallo-hydrolase, giving the protein MPDSAELERRTTELLQRLIRFNTVNPPGNEQAVQEWLRELLEQAGFTCELLSAVEGRPNLVARLAGRSDGAVLSLSGHVDTVLATPSEWSTDPWSGELRDGCVWGRGALDMKSQVAAELAAALVLAEEGWRPESGDLLLVFVVDEEAGSLHGAKWLCENHPDKVRCDFSVNEGAGEVFEFDGRRFYSVCVAEKGVFRFKLSTSGRAGHASMPRIGDNALLKLGPLITKLAQADMPLELSPEPEALMRGLGVLNGDPAGALRQIEEKDPRLAVLVEPMLGVTLSPTMARASDKINVIPSRAELQVDCRVPPGLGEEHARERIRQALGDDNGYDLAFFEDEQVIGNRSPLDTPLMEHIRAFVEREDPGAVVVPTVLPGFTDSRWWRETFPECVAYGFFPQKKMDMFESAPLVHGADERVPVEDLGLAARFYAELAQEVLG; this is encoded by the coding sequence GTGCCCGATTCCGCCGAACTGGAGCGCCGCACCACCGAGCTGCTCCAGCGGCTCATCCGGTTCAACACGGTGAACCCGCCGGGCAACGAGCAGGCGGTGCAGGAGTGGCTCCGGGAGCTGCTCGAGCAGGCCGGCTTCACGTGCGAGCTTCTTTCCGCCGTCGAGGGCAGGCCGAATCTGGTGGCGCGGCTGGCCGGCCGCTCCGACGGGGCGGTGCTGTCGCTGTCCGGGCACGTGGACACCGTGCTCGCCACGCCGTCCGAGTGGAGCACGGACCCGTGGTCCGGCGAGCTGCGGGACGGATGCGTGTGGGGACGCGGCGCGCTCGACATGAAGAGCCAGGTGGCAGCCGAGCTGGCCGCGGCGCTCGTGCTCGCCGAGGAGGGCTGGCGTCCCGAGTCGGGCGACCTGCTGCTCGTTTTCGTTGTGGACGAGGAGGCGGGCTCGCTGCACGGCGCGAAGTGGCTGTGCGAGAACCACCCGGACAAGGTGCGCTGCGACTTCAGCGTGAACGAGGGCGCCGGCGAGGTGTTCGAGTTCGACGGCCGCCGCTTCTACAGCGTGTGCGTGGCGGAGAAGGGCGTGTTTCGCTTCAAGCTCTCCACCAGCGGGCGCGCGGGGCACGCGTCGATGCCGCGCATCGGCGACAACGCCCTGCTGAAGCTCGGGCCACTGATCACGAAGCTTGCGCAGGCTGACATGCCGCTCGAGCTGAGCCCTGAGCCGGAGGCGCTGATGCGCGGGCTCGGGGTGCTGAACGGCGACCCCGCGGGCGCGCTTCGCCAGATCGAGGAGAAGGACCCGCGCCTGGCCGTGCTGGTTGAGCCGATGCTCGGCGTGACCCTCTCGCCCACCATGGCGCGCGCCTCCGACAAGATCAACGTGATCCCATCGCGGGCGGAGCTGCAGGTGGACTGCCGCGTGCCGCCCGGGCTCGGCGAGGAACACGCGCGTGAGCGCATCCGCCAAGCGCTCGGAGACGACAACGGTTACGACCTCGCCTTCTTCGAGGATGAGCAGGTGATCGGCAACCGCTCTCCGCTCGACACGCCGCTCATGGAGCACATCCGCGCTTTCGTGGAGCGCGAGGATCCGGGCGCCGTGGTGGTGCCCACGGTGCTGCCCGGGTTCACCGACTCGCGCTGGTGGCGCGAGACGTTCCCCGAGTGCGTGGCGTACGGCTTCTTCCCGCAGAAGAAGATGGACATGTTCGAATCCGCGCCGCTCGTGCACGGTGCAGACGAGCGCGTGCCGGTGGAGGATCTGGGACTCGCCGCGCGCTTCTACGCGGAGCTGGCACAGGAGGTGCTGGGATGA
- a CDS encoding DUF1385 domain-containing protein: protein MSEEQKLRLGGMALRNGLLVHGPTHWAAAIRARDGRIQVASGRKPKLGARALDGVPGVRGVSKLAEAFAVIPAVKKRLPEAGLPMEDAKALGGMALAATLSQAIRRGGERTLGREVAVSLVGLAPALLVLRGGDIAAYHGVEHKAIGAYEQGAEAADATKEHDRCGSNLVAPLIAATTIGNVAARRAGMRGSAADAAAALGGMAVAVEIFAWSERHSGTKLARALKRPGYEIQRLVGTREPTAEQLEVGRAALDEILRVEAAPQ, encoded by the coding sequence ATGAGCGAGGAACAGAAACTGAGGCTCGGTGGCATGGCCCTCCGCAACGGGCTGCTGGTGCATGGGCCAACGCACTGGGCCGCCGCGATCCGCGCGCGCGACGGCCGGATCCAGGTGGCATCGGGCCGCAAGCCCAAGCTCGGCGCCCGCGCGCTCGACGGCGTGCCGGGGGTGCGCGGCGTGTCGAAGCTCGCGGAGGCGTTTGCGGTCATCCCGGCCGTGAAGAAGCGGCTGCCCGAGGCCGGACTGCCCATGGAGGACGCGAAGGCGCTCGGCGGCATGGCGCTGGCAGCCACGCTGTCGCAGGCGATCCGCCGCGGCGGCGAGCGCACGCTCGGCCGCGAGGTGGCCGTGTCGCTCGTCGGGCTGGCGCCGGCGCTGCTCGTGCTGCGCGGCGGCGACATCGCGGCCTACCACGGCGTGGAGCACAAGGCCATCGGAGCCTACGAGCAGGGGGCAGAGGCGGCCGATGCGACCAAGGAGCACGATCGCTGCGGATCGAACCTCGTGGCGCCGCTGATCGCGGCAACCACGATCGGGAACGTGGCGGCCCGCCGCGCCGGGATGCGCGGCTCGGCGGCCGACGCCGCGGCGGCGCTCGGCGGGATGGCCGTGGCGGTTGAGATCTTCGCCTGGTCCGAGCGACACTCGGGCACGAAGCTGGCGCGCGCGCTCAAGCGCCCCGGTTACGAGATCCAGAGGCTCGTGGGCACCCGCGAGCCGACCGCCGAACAGCTCGAGGTGGGCCGTGCGGCGCTCGACGAGATCCTGCGCGTGGAGGCCGCTCCTCAGTAG
- a CDS encoding DsrE family protein, whose protein sequence is MSEKVLINLSTGLEDAERVTVAFLVAGAALGRGKTVAMWLTKEAVRLALPGHAEGVACDGCPPLPRLFEQFAQGGGELLACPICVTARRLDEGSFVANAKIAGATPMLEWLGDEPATVFSY, encoded by the coding sequence ATGTCCGAAAAGGTGCTGATCAATCTCTCCACGGGCCTGGAGGACGCGGAACGCGTGACGGTGGCGTTCCTCGTGGCGGGCGCCGCGCTCGGGCGCGGCAAGACGGTGGCGATGTGGCTTACGAAGGAGGCTGTCCGCCTCGCACTCCCGGGCCACGCGGAAGGCGTTGCGTGCGATGGCTGTCCGCCGCTTCCGAGGCTCTTCGAGCAGTTTGCTCAGGGAGGCGGCGAGCTGCTTGCGTGTCCGATCTGCGTGACGGCGCGCAGGCTCGACGAGGGCAGCTTCGTGGCGAACGCAAAGATCGCGGGGGCAACGCCGATGCTGGAGTGGCTCGGCGACGAGCCGGCAACCGTCTTCAGCTACTGA
- a CDS encoding AAA family ATPase, with protein sequence MARPVPQRQSATLLERGAQLAALEEALAGAVASGSGRMVLVGGEAGVGKTSLLRAFCDGQSVRVFAGACDALFTPRPLGPFVQIAESVGGELEALVAGHTKPHELVSALLAEIGDRRGSVLVLEDLHWADEATLDALRLLARRVETVPTLVVASFRDDELDRIHPLRIVLGELATSPAVERVSVQPLSAAAVASVAKPYGMDAEDLHRRTGGNPFYVTEVLATGDGRVPATVRDAVLARAARLDPQARALMEAVAVVPPRAELWLLERIAPESVDRVDDCLASGMLTGSGAGVAFRHELARLAVEQSLTPTRALDLHRQALEALASPPAGAPDLARLAHHAEAAADGPAVLRFAPAAAARAASLGAHREAAAQYARALRFAEGEPFDTRADLLERASHEYYLSAQLEEALAAQEQALAYRRELGDTLRLGDALRALARLLGFAGRANEAEAACRDAIALLEQLEPSPELARAYGKMAQRRQNWADNAGAIAWGERSLELAERFDRVETIVYALTTIGTAEFLEGMPAGREKLERALAMARELGLDDDAGRAFVNLVWDSIRERRLEDVERYLAPGLEYCDERGLGYWWLSLLACRASLELSRGDWPAAEATATAVIDDPRHSKVAQGLSLAVLGLVRARRGDSDARAALHEALHIARPTGELQQIEPVVAAIAETAWLEGRGEEAAAELRAALDLALTRNAAWEIGELACWCRRIGIPYEAAVPERARPYALELEGHPVAAAHEWRELGCAYEAALALVSSGDEAALRQALDGLQRLGAHPAAAIVTRRLRELGARGLPRGPRRATRANEANLTPRELEVLGLVAEGLRNADIAARLFLSEKTVDHHVSAILRKLGARTRAEASVKAVRLGLAGQDG encoded by the coding sequence ATGGCGCGCCCAGTTCCCCAGCGGCAGTCGGCCACCCTGCTCGAGCGCGGCGCTCAGCTGGCGGCTCTCGAGGAAGCTCTGGCCGGCGCGGTGGCGAGCGGCAGCGGGCGGATGGTGCTAGTGGGAGGCGAGGCGGGCGTGGGAAAGACGTCTCTCTTGCGCGCGTTCTGCGACGGGCAGTCCGTGCGGGTGTTCGCGGGCGCGTGTGACGCCCTGTTCACGCCGCGCCCCCTCGGGCCGTTCGTCCAAATAGCGGAGAGCGTGGGGGGCGAGCTGGAGGCGCTCGTGGCCGGCCACACCAAGCCGCATGAGCTGGTGTCCGCGCTGCTCGCCGAGATCGGCGACCGGCGCGGCAGCGTGCTGGTGCTCGAGGACCTTCACTGGGCGGACGAGGCCACGCTCGACGCACTGCGGCTGCTCGCACGGCGCGTGGAGACGGTGCCCACGCTGGTGGTCGCGAGCTTCCGCGACGACGAGCTCGACCGCATTCACCCGCTGCGCATCGTGCTCGGTGAGCTCGCCACAAGCCCGGCGGTGGAACGCGTCAGTGTGCAGCCGCTGTCGGCGGCCGCGGTGGCGAGCGTCGCGAAGCCATACGGGATGGATGCCGAAGATCTGCACCGGAGGACCGGCGGCAATCCGTTCTACGTCACCGAGGTGCTGGCCACGGGCGATGGCCGTGTACCGGCCACAGTCCGTGACGCGGTGCTGGCGCGTGCCGCGCGGCTCGACCCGCAGGCGCGCGCTCTCATGGAGGCCGTGGCGGTGGTGCCGCCCAGGGCGGAGCTGTGGCTGCTCGAGCGCATCGCTCCGGAGAGCGTGGATCGAGTGGACGACTGCCTCGCGTCCGGAATGCTCACCGGCAGCGGCGCCGGGGTGGCATTCCGGCACGAGCTCGCCAGGCTCGCCGTGGAGCAATCGCTCACCCCCACGCGCGCGCTTGACCTTCACCGCCAGGCGCTCGAGGCGCTGGCCTCACCGCCCGCGGGGGCGCCGGACCTCGCGCGCCTCGCACACCATGCCGAGGCGGCGGCGGACGGGCCGGCGGTGCTCCGCTTCGCCCCAGCCGCGGCCGCGCGCGCGGCGTCGCTTGGAGCGCACCGCGAGGCCGCCGCCCAGTACGCACGGGCGCTCCGCTTTGCCGAGGGCGAGCCGTTCGATACGCGCGCGGACCTCCTGGAGCGCGCCTCGCACGAGTACTACCTCAGCGCCCAGCTGGAGGAGGCGCTGGCCGCTCAGGAGCAGGCACTCGCGTACAGGCGCGAGCTCGGCGACACGCTGCGGCTTGGGGATGCGTTACGGGCGCTGGCGCGCCTCCTCGGGTTCGCGGGCCGAGCAAATGAGGCGGAGGCCGCGTGCCGCGACGCGATCGCGCTCCTCGAGCAGCTCGAGCCCTCGCCGGAGCTTGCGCGGGCGTACGGGAAGATGGCCCAGCGCCGCCAGAACTGGGCCGACAACGCGGGCGCCATCGCCTGGGGCGAGCGCTCGCTGGAGCTTGCCGAGCGCTTTGACCGGGTCGAGACCATCGTGTACGCACTCACCACGATCGGCACAGCGGAGTTCCTGGAGGGCATGCCGGCTGGCCGTGAGAAGCTCGAGCGCGCCCTCGCCATGGCGCGTGAGCTCGGGCTGGACGATGACGCCGGGCGGGCGTTCGTGAACCTCGTCTGGGACTCCATCCGGGAGCGGCGGCTCGAGGACGTGGAGCGCTATCTCGCCCCCGGGCTCGAATACTGCGACGAGCGCGGGCTCGGCTACTGGTGGCTCTCCCTCCTCGCGTGCCGCGCGAGCCTGGAGCTCTCCCGCGGCGACTGGCCGGCCGCCGAGGCCACGGCCACCGCCGTGATCGACGACCCTCGCCATTCGAAGGTCGCCCAGGGACTCTCGCTGGCGGTGCTCGGGCTGGTGCGCGCCCGCCGGGGAGACTCCGATGCGCGGGCCGCACTCCACGAGGCGCTGCACATCGCGAGGCCCACCGGCGAGCTCCAGCAGATCGAGCCCGTGGTGGCCGCCATCGCCGAGACGGCCTGGCTCGAGGGTCGTGGTGAGGAGGCGGCGGCGGAGCTTCGCGCCGCGCTCGACCTGGCGCTTACGAGAAACGCCGCGTGGGAGATCGGCGAGCTCGCGTGCTGGTGCCGGCGGATCGGGATCCCTTACGAGGCCGCCGTGCCCGAGCGGGCGCGGCCGTATGCGCTCGAGCTGGAGGGCCACCCTGTGGCCGCCGCGCACGAGTGGCGGGAGCTGGGCTGCGCATACGAGGCGGCGCTGGCGCTGGTGAGCTCCGGCGACGAAGCCGCGCTGCGCCAGGCGCTGGACGGGCTGCAGCGCCTGGGCGCGCACCCCGCCGCCGCAATCGTCACCCGCCGCCTGCGGGAACTCGGCGCGCGCGGCCTTCCACGCGGCCCTCGCCGCGCCACGCGCGCCAACGAGGCGAACCTGACGCCGCGGGAGCTCGAGGTGCTGGGGCTCGTGGCGGAGGGACTGCGCAACGCGGACATCGCGGCGCGGCTCTTTCTCTCGGAGAAGACGGTGGACCACCACGTGTCGGCCATCCTGCGCAAGCTAGGCGCGCGCACGCGCGCGGAGGCGAGCGTGAAGGCTGTGCGGCTCGGGCTCGCCGGACAAGACGGGTAG
- the ftsH gene encoding ATP-dependent zinc metalloprotease FtsH, with protein MTPVLASFLSGFENWALTWLPIIFMGLIVVLIGATLRYMPRTKPQRITPESSEAIRWDDVAGAEEAKEELREVVEFLRDPKRFRRLGAKVPRGILLHGPPGTGKTLLAKAVANESKAKFFAQSASSFVEMFAGLGAARIRRLFREARKARPAIVFIDELDAVGATRGNDISGEKDQTLNQLLVEMDGFGGSEELVVIAASNLLEKLDPALLRPGRFDRQIFVPPPDLNGRTEILKVHSRNKPLKEVDLELVARQTSGLTGADLANICNEAAIFAGRQHRDVILMEDFEAALERVVAGMQSRRVINDHEKKVVAYHEAGHALCSELLPSVEKVHKISIIPRGRALGYTLNLPEEDRYLKSKDELLDHLVVLLGGRVAEHVVFGAITTGASDDLKRVYEISRAMVAEYGMGTELMSRRLPLDDFSMSDATRRSLDDEQQHLTDLAYRRAQSMILEHRELLDEFAATLLHKEVLERADIERIMAGYRTRVARAEMAAEASSGAGAGVAAPVAAAERKEPEAPKPHRYEPPEQTH; from the coding sequence ATGACGCCCGTCCTCGCCAGCTTCCTATCCGGCTTCGAGAACTGGGCGCTCACGTGGCTGCCCATCATCTTCATGGGCCTGATCGTGGTCCTGATCGGGGCCACGCTGCGCTACATGCCGCGCACGAAGCCGCAGCGGATCACTCCCGAGTCGTCCGAGGCGATCAGGTGGGACGACGTGGCGGGCGCCGAGGAGGCAAAGGAAGAGCTCCGCGAGGTGGTGGAGTTCCTGCGCGACCCCAAGCGCTTCCGCCGCCTTGGCGCGAAGGTGCCGAGGGGCATCCTGCTCCACGGCCCGCCCGGCACCGGCAAGACCCTGCTCGCCAAGGCGGTGGCGAACGAGTCGAAGGCGAAGTTCTTCGCCCAGTCCGCCTCCTCGTTCGTGGAGATGTTCGCCGGCCTCGGCGCAGCCCGCATCCGGCGCCTCTTCCGTGAGGCGCGCAAGGCCAGGCCCGCGATCGTGTTCATCGACGAGCTGGACGCCGTGGGCGCCACGCGCGGCAACGACATCTCGGGCGAGAAGGACCAGACGCTCAACCAGCTGCTCGTGGAGATGGACGGCTTCGGTGGCTCGGAGGAGCTCGTGGTGATCGCCGCGTCCAACCTGCTGGAGAAGCTCGATCCGGCGCTGCTTCGTCCCGGCCGCTTCGACCGGCAGATCTTCGTCCCGCCGCCGGACCTGAACGGCCGCACCGAGATCCTCAAGGTCCACTCGCGGAACAAGCCGCTGAAGGAGGTGGACCTCGAACTGGTGGCGCGCCAGACGAGCGGTCTCACCGGCGCCGACCTCGCGAACATCTGCAACGAGGCCGCGATCTTCGCCGGCCGCCAGCACCGCGACGTGATCCTCATGGAGGACTTCGAGGCGGCGCTCGAGCGCGTGGTGGCCGGCATGCAGTCGCGCCGCGTGATCAACGACCACGAGAAGAAGGTGGTGGCCTACCACGAGGCCGGCCACGCGCTCTGCTCGGAGCTCCTTCCCTCCGTGGAGAAGGTCCACAAGATCTCGATCATCCCGCGCGGCCGCGCCCTCGGCTACACGCTCAACCTGCCCGAGGAGGACCGCTACCTGAAGTCGAAGGACGAGCTGCTCGACCACCTGGTGGTGCTGCTCGGGGGCCGCGTGGCGGAGCACGTGGTGTTCGGCGCGATCACCACCGGGGCATCCGACGATCTCAAGCGCGTGTACGAGATCAGCCGGGCCATGGTGGCGGAGTACGGCATGGGCACCGAGCTGATGTCGCGCCGCCTGCCGCTCGACGACTTCTCGATGTCCGACGCCACGCGGCGCAGCCTCGATGACGAGCAGCAGCACCTCACGGACCTCGCCTACCGCCGCGCCCAGTCGATGATCCTCGAGCACCGCGAGCTGCTCGACGAGTTCGCGGCCACGCTTCTGCACAAGGAGGTGCTCGAGCGCGCCGACATCGAGCGCATCATGGCCGGCTACCGCACCAGGGTGGCGCGCGCCGAGATGGCGGCCGAGGCGTCCAGCGGCGCCGGCGCCGGAGTGGCCGCGCCCGTGGCTGCGGCCGAGCGCAAGGAGCCCGAGGCTCCCAAGCCTCACCGCTACGAACCGCCAGAGCAGACTCACTAG
- the mce gene encoding methylmalonyl-CoA epimerase: protein MFGRIDHIGVVVEDLDSAIKLYSESFGMREQHRETIEAFDVDAVLLEVGDGHVELLKPLSGDSGIAKFLERNGPGLHHVAYQTDDIDSTLEQVKAAGLDLIDKEPRTGIRGSRVAFLHPKATGGVLTELVEPAH from the coding sequence GTGTTCGGGCGGATCGACCACATCGGCGTCGTCGTGGAGGACCTCGACAGCGCAATCAAGCTCTACAGCGAGAGCTTCGGCATGCGCGAGCAGCATCGCGAGACGATCGAGGCATTCGACGTCGACGCCGTGCTGCTCGAGGTCGGCGACGGCCATGTGGAACTGCTCAAGCCGCTGTCCGGCGACAGCGGGATCGCGAAATTCCTCGAGCGCAACGGCCCCGGCCTCCACCACGTGGCCTACCAGACCGACGACATAGACTCCACGCTCGAGCAGGTGAAGGCTGCGGGGCTCGACCTCATCGACAAGGAGCCCCGCACCGGCATCCGCGGCAGTCGTGTGGCCTTCCTGCATCCAAAGGCCACCGGCGGGGTACTCACCGAGCTCGTGGAGCCCGCGCACTGA
- a CDS encoding phosphatase PAP2 family protein, whose protein sequence is MLGELDVAVLRAFRTRGHTSARERAVAAFSRLGEQAMLWMALCAAGAALDPENRPAYTRAAKTIFATYACNQLIKAAVRRRRPRLEGLPPLAGTLSGLSYPSAHAATSFAGARMLSHTLPAPPLYATAVGLVLSRLYLGLHYPSDVIAGAGLGAAIGELAS, encoded by the coding sequence ATGCTCGGCGAGCTCGACGTGGCGGTTCTGCGCGCCTTCCGCACGCGCGGCCACACTTCCGCGCGCGAACGCGCCGTCGCCGCCTTCTCCAGGCTGGGCGAGCAGGCAATGCTCTGGATGGCGCTGTGCGCGGCCGGCGCGGCCCTCGATCCGGAGAACCGCCCGGCGTACACACGCGCCGCGAAGACGATCTTCGCCACCTACGCGTGCAACCAGCTGATCAAGGCGGCGGTGCGCCGCCGCCGGCCGCGTCTGGAAGGCCTGCCGCCCCTCGCCGGCACGCTCTCGGGGCTGTCGTATCCGTCGGCGCATGCCGCAACCTCGTTTGCGGGCGCGCGCATGCTCTCGCACACGCTTCCCGCCCCGCCGCTGTACGCCACCGCCGTGGGACTCGTGCTGTCGCGGCTCTACCTCGGCCTGCACTACCCGTCCGACGTGATCGCGGGCGCTGGACTGGGCGCGGCGATCGGGGAGCTCGCGTCATGA
- the ychF gene encoding redox-regulated ATPase YchF, with protein sequence MRIGIVGLPNAGKSSLFNALTKAGADAANYPFTTVEPNVAVVPVRDQRLDAVAETLGSTPITYETIAFHDIAGLVRGAHQGEGLGNQFLANIRETDAIVHVVRAHEDPNVVHPEGRVDPPADIDTIETELLYADLEQAERRLERVSRQAKSGERAAVAENEWLKQVIEALRQGRPARTVPPPADAPEAMRNLQPLTAKPVLYLANVGEGETEVPPEIARYAERAGARAVAVSARIEAELSELDDDEASAMRDDLGVPESGLDLVVHEAFALLDLIQFFTAGEAKEARAHAIERGTTAWGAAGEIHTDIQRGFVRAEVVPWNQLVDAGGYAGARERGTLRLEGRDYKMQDGDVITVKFTP encoded by the coding sequence ATGAGGATCGGCATCGTGGGACTGCCGAACGCCGGCAAGTCGTCGCTCTTCAACGCGCTCACCAAGGCGGGGGCCGACGCCGCCAACTACCCGTTCACCACCGTCGAGCCGAACGTAGCCGTGGTGCCCGTGCGCGACCAGCGGCTGGACGCCGTGGCCGAAACGCTCGGCTCCACGCCGATCACCTACGAGACGATCGCCTTCCACGACATCGCGGGGCTCGTGCGCGGCGCTCACCAGGGCGAGGGGCTCGGCAACCAGTTTCTCGCGAACATCCGCGAGACGGACGCCATCGTGCACGTGGTGCGCGCGCACGAGGACCCGAACGTGGTGCACCCCGAGGGCCGCGTGGACCCGCCAGCGGACATCGACACGATCGAGACCGAGCTCCTCTACGCCGACCTCGAGCAGGCCGAGCGGCGGCTCGAGCGGGTGTCGCGCCAGGCGAAGTCGGGCGAGCGCGCAGCGGTTGCGGAGAACGAGTGGCTGAAGCAGGTGATCGAGGCGCTTCGACAGGGTCGCCCGGCCCGCACCGTTCCCCCGCCCGCAGACGCTCCAGAGGCCATGCGCAACCTCCAGCCGCTCACCGCGAAGCCGGTGCTCTACCTGGCGAACGTGGGCGAGGGCGAGACGGAGGTGCCGCCGGAGATCGCGCGGTACGCCGAGCGAGCGGGAGCCCGCGCCGTGGCCGTGAGCGCGCGCATCGAGGCGGAGCTGTCAGAGCTGGACGACGACGAGGCTTCGGCGATGCGTGACGACCTCGGCGTGCCGGAGTCCGGGCTCGACCTGGTGGTGCACGAGGCGTTCGCGCTGCTCGACCTGATCCAGTTCTTCACCGCCGGCGAGGCGAAGGAGGCACGCGCCCACGCCATAGAGCGCGGCACCACAGCCTGGGGCGCCGCGGGCGAGATTCACACGGACATCCAGCGCGGCTTCGTGCGCGCGGAGGTGGTGCCGTGGAACCAGCTGGTGGACGCTGGGGGCTATGCCGGCGCGCGAGAGAGAGGAACGCTCCGCCTCGAAGGGCGCGACTACAAGATGCAGGACGGTGACGTGATCACCGTGAAGTTCACGCCCTAG
- a CDS encoding SpoIID/LytB domain-containing protein, producing the protein MRRLAPTLTLIAALALPGAAGAAVRQIIRGAGFGHGIGMSQYGAYGFAKHGYDYKQILAHYYQGTDLSKAGQSDIRVLLQTGSRTATFSGATDGGGHKLNPAKTYRVKLTGLTRVILYDPKGKRLGHFDQPLDITSSAMPLRLGGRAINGVYAGHYHGALEFRPSPFSGLAVVNVVNLDDYVKGVVPGEMPSSWAPAALEAQAVAARSYALATDAGGPVFDQYPDTRSQVYKGADGEVASTNAAVDATAGQVLRYNGQIAATYFFSTSGGRTEDIQNVFYGAQPEPYLVGVNDPYDNISPKHRWQIRLTTAQLQRRLGSWVRGKLRGIKVLKRGVSPRIVWAAVVGSRGSKTVRGTDLRTRLGLDDTWASFNRFSTKQKPSVPPTPPTPGGGVKASSTELSSPNFFARPKPGKPGKPGKPARLYGSLWPAPKSAVAKIQRKGRDGRWHTVGRTRLSRRGYYNVAVKGKGLFRVVVGQLDGPAVSVR; encoded by the coding sequence ATGCGACGTCTAGCTCCCACACTCACGCTCATCGCGGCGCTTGCGCTGCCCGGCGCCGCGGGCGCCGCCGTGCGTCAGATCATCCGTGGCGCCGGCTTCGGCCACGGCATCGGCATGAGCCAGTACGGCGCGTACGGCTTCGCGAAGCACGGCTACGACTACAAGCAGATCCTCGCCCACTACTACCAGGGCACCGACCTCTCGAAGGCGGGGCAGTCCGACATCCGCGTGCTGCTGCAGACGGGCAGCCGCACCGCCACGTTCAGCGGAGCCACCGACGGCGGCGGCCACAAGCTCAACCCCGCGAAGACCTACCGCGTGAAGCTCACCGGGCTCACCCGCGTGATCCTCTACGACCCGAAGGGCAAGCGGCTCGGCCACTTCGACCAGCCGCTCGACATCACCAGCTCGGCCATGCCGCTGCGCCTGGGCGGCCGCGCCATCAACGGCGTGTACGCCGGTCACTACCACGGCGCGCTCGAGTTCCGGCCGAGCCCGTTCAGCGGCCTTGCCGTCGTGAACGTGGTGAATCTCGACGACTACGTGAAGGGCGTCGTGCCAGGCGAGATGCCGTCGTCGTGGGCGCCCGCGGCGCTCGAGGCGCAGGCAGTGGCGGCGCGCAGCTATGCGCTCGCAACCGACGCCGGCGGCCCGGTGTTCGACCAGTACCCGGACACGCGCTCGCAGGTGTACAAGGGCGCCGACGGCGAGGTGGCGAGCACCAACGCGGCCGTCGATGCGACCGCGGGCCAGGTGCTCCGTTACAACGGCCAGATCGCCGCCACCTACTTCTTCTCCACCTCGGGTGGCCGTACGGAGGACATCCAGAACGTCTTCTATGGCGCCCAGCCGGAGCCCTACCTCGTGGGCGTGAACGACCCGTACGACAACATCTCGCCGAAGCACCGCTGGCAGATCCGGCTGACCACCGCTCAGCTCCAGCGCCGGCTCGGATCGTGGGTGCGCGGCAAGCTGCGCGGCATCAAGGTGCTCAAGCGCGGCGTGTCTCCGCGGATCGTGTGGGCGGCGGTGGTGGGTTCGCGCGGCAGCAAGACGGTGCGCGGCACCGATCTGCGCACGCGCCTCGGCCTCGACGACACATGGGCGTCCTTCAACCGCTTCTCCACCAAGCAGAAGCCGAGCGTTCCGCCCACGCCTCCCACGCCTGGCGGCGGGGTGAAGGCGAGCAGCACCGAGCTCTCGAGCCCCAACTTCTTCGCCAGGCCCAAGCCGGGCAAGCCTGGGAAGCCCGGCAAGCCGGCGCGCCTCTACGGCTCCCTCTGGCCCGCGCCGAAGAGCGCCGTGGCGAAGATTCAGAGGAAGGGCCGCGACGGCCGCTGGCACACCGTCGGCCGCACCCGCCTGAGCAGGCGCGGCTATTACAACGTCGCGGTGAAGGGCAAGGGCCTGTTCCGCGTGGTGGTGGGACAGCTCGACGGTCCCGCGGTCAGCGTCCGCTAG